In Setaria italica strain Yugu1 chromosome I, Setaria_italica_v2.0, whole genome shotgun sequence, the genomic window CGTCGGGGTCGGCCTCGGAGAAGCGGGAGAGGTTGTGGACGAGGAGGTCGAGCGCGTTGGCTTCGACGAGGGCGTCGGCGAGTgcctggacggcggcgaggtcgtcggGGTCGTCGGAGTCGGTGAGGTCGGCGAGgagggaagcggcggcggcggcgaggtcggcatTGTCGTGGGTGAGGAGGGAggcgagggaggaggcgaggccgATGGGGACGAGGTCGGGGAAGAGCTcgggggcgccggcgaggaggcggaggcggtcggcCTCGGCGTGGAGCGCGATCTCGGAGTCGGCGAAGCGGGCGGGGTCGTCGGGGTACTTCATGCGGGCCTCGAGGTTGTCGCGGAGGCGGCGCTCGAAGGCCAGCAGGAGGCGCTTGCCGGCCCGGAGGTCGAGCacctcgacggcgtcggcggccgagAGGTCGACCTCCCCATCAGGCCGCTTGCGcttgtgggcggcggcggcggcggcggagtccaTGGCCAaatcctccctcctcctcctcagctaGGGTTTCGTTTGGCTTGGAATCGATTGGAATTCTCGGAGGTCTGCTCTGCTGGCGGTCTTCAAGATTCGTGCAAGCAAGTTTTGCTTTACAACGAACGAAGCTTATTGAaacaaaaatgggaaatactcTAAATTTCAAGGCGAAAGAAAGAAAACGAATGTCATCCCATGATCTCAGAAGCTCTAGTGCTCTTCCAAACATTCATCAAGGATTGGTGAGAacccttttcaaaaaaaaaaagaggattgGAGAAACGAAGGCACAGGAACCGCCGAGGAGAGGAGAGGCCACAACGCAAATGTGTCCCTCAGGTATCATCATTTACCAGAATACAATGAATCAGCCACCCAAGATTTTCTTCTTGGGTTCTTCACCccccaaaataaaaaaaacagaggaaatGGATAAGCTGCTTTCGTATCATGCATCAAGCCATCAGCAACCCCATGGGATGGGACCTTTTCATTTCCTTCAGACCCATCACAACACAGCAGCAACATCTAGCCAATGGAATGGAAGCCAGTAGGATAGATAACTTTGTCCTGGCCTAAGACATTACATCTAACCAAACatgaaacgaaaaaaaaaaaatcaggctgCGTGCCTTAGGTTCTAGTTCTACCCACAACGAGCACAAGTTAGTGGGACCAGATCAGAATCAGATCATCAGCAAGCAGCACACTGCAACACTCGCGTTGCGCGGGTTAATTCGGAAATGCTCAGAATGGTCGCTCCGTTTCTCGCATTCATTTCTTGTGCGCCCTGTAGTCCGGGGAGTTGTGCGGCAGCGGCGACAGAGGATGCCTTGATGAATCTGCACCACCGAAATCAAGTGCCCGACCAGCTGGGCTGCCATCCCTCAAGCTAGACGACTTGCGCTTATTCTGCAGCAAAATCATTCATGACATCATCCCACTACACTTCGCTTCATCTTACAAAGTATATCAATTTACCTTGGTGGATGTGCTGGCAGATTTCTTTCTCTCGGACCGGCGTTGTCGCTCTTTCTCCAACAAACCCAGCAGCCTTTTGTTCTCTTCGTCGAGAACCCTGTTGTCCTCACTCAGCGTGATGACCTTCAATGAGAACAAACAAGAAACCAATTGATTGCTTGTCACCAACAGCAAGCCATCAGGTAAAAACAAGAATCTCAAGGACACAAGTGCTTTTGATATACCTCCGCCTCTGCTGTATCAAGATTCATTTTCAGAGCCTCCTTATCCCTCTCTAGTTCTTGCACTCGAGCCGTCAATGCTGCCAACTGTGTAATTCATGATGACATTAACCGGGTTAAAGTATATTGCTACTGGCGCAAGCAATCtaggaaataaaagaaactgTCCAATCAAGGAAATAAAAGAAACCGTCCAGCGATGGTGTTTTGTGTTCCCCATTTACAATGACATGTACAGTACAGACATTGAAAGAATTGCATTGCACACGCGAGCAACAACCTAGTATTACACAAACTTAATGTCACTTGGCACAAACTTCTGAAGGTTGCCATATGGGATTACTCATTTACAATGACATGTATAGTGTATGCTTGAAGGAACTCCATTGCATTGCATCTAGGATGTAAAAAGTCCTTTACACTAGGACGCGCTTCATGTGAACGCAAAATGACAGCTTTGAACATGAGTACTTAAGAATTACTAGGACATCCCTGTTTGTAAACCCAAAACCCCGGGGAAAATTGGATTTGTAATGTAAACTCACCCAGCAATCAATTATCCACATAAAGCAAGACTTGCAGGTCCATTTTGAATAAGCTACTAAAACATGATGATTCATGAGTAGTACTAACTAGTTGTAGTAGTTTGGGGAGGTTACTGACATCTGCGTTTTGGTTGAGGCGTGCGCGCAGGTCGTTGTTCTCCCTGGCGAGGTCGTCGCAGGACTCCATAGCACGCTCGAGGTCTCGCTCGTAGAGATCGCACTCCTTGGCGCACTTGGCGTTGAGTTCGGCGTATGCGGCGGCCATAGCCTCCTTGTCCTCGACgcagcggcggaggccggcggcgttcATGGCGGCCTCAGCCTGGGGAAGGAATCAGGAATGGATGGATCAACCGAGAGccaagggagggagggatcaATCTCTTCTGTACACGCGTACCTTGAGGAGGTCGATGCGGCGGTGGGCTGCGCGGAGGTCCTCCTCGAGCGAGAAGACGTGGTCctggaggcggtggcgctggtcCTCGGAGGCGAGGAGCTTGAGGCGGAGGGAGCGGTCGGAGACGGGGAGGCCCAGGGAGCTGTGGATGGAGTCGCGCACGTACTCCTCCGCACCGCCGGGGAGAGGCGGAACCCTACTAGCATCCTCCatctgcggcggcggagcagtggATCCCACCATCGCTCGCGATGCGATTGATCCGCCTCTGccctagaggaggaggaggaggaggaggaggaaggatggGGATTTTTGAATTGAATGGAAACGAATCGAATCGAATCGAGATGATGGGTGGGGTTGGGGGCAGGCAGAGGAGGAGATAACCGTTGTGGTCGCGGCTCCCAGTTCCCTACTCTTCTAGTTGGGCTGGGCCTCCGTTCGTTTCTTCTGCTATGTATGGCCCAAATACCACGCAGGGCCCAATGACAGAATAAACCTTTCCTTGCTACCACGGATGGAATGGAATAAATTAATACTTCACTTTTCCTTGGTAGAAATAGAATAGAATATGCAAGCATTTTGCAGGTAAAGGTAAAGGCAATGCCTTGCCTGCAGGCCAGTCCCATGCCGATGTTTGCTTCAATTCTTAGCTTGTCACCCTCAATCATCCACCAATGCGATGCTTGCTGCCTTAATTTGATTATCCATTCCGATATATCCTCTATAAATTACCTGCTGCAGGTGCGGGCATCGATCCATCGACTGCTGCAGGTTGAAGACGATGGACGGGTTGATGAGGAGGTCGGACAGCATCGCCGACATGATGCCGGAGGCGCTGCGGCAGAGCCGGTACCACATGAAGCGCTGCTTCCAGAGGtacgtcgccggcggcagcaggcTCATGAAGAAGACGCAGCTGCTGGAGGAGCTGCACCGGTCGGCCGAAGACGGCAGGATCCACAAGGACAGGCTCGCCGAGGGCTTCCTCGGCTACGTCATCTCCTCCACGCACGAGGCCGTGGTGCTCCCGCCCTTGGTGAACTTCGCCGTCAGGACCAACCCTGGCATCTGGGAGTACATCAAGGTCCACTCAGCCGACCTCACCGTCGACCAGATCACGCCCTCCCAGTACCTCAAGTGCAAGGAGATGCTATACGATCACCAATGGTACTTACTATTGTTTTAGTAGTAATAATGTTTTTCAGAACTCAACTTATGAATATGAATCAGTCATCAAACTTAACTTTAACAAGGGCAGGGCGCAGGACGACAACTCCCTGGAGGTGGACTTTGGTGCCCTGGACGACCTCTCCACGCCTCGCCTCACGCTGCCTTCCTCCATCGGCAACGGGATGCACTTCGTCTCCAGGTTCATGTCTTCCAagctcgccggcaccaccatGAGCATGAAGCCGCTGCTCGACTACCTGCTAGCGCTCACCCACCGGGGCCACGACCTCATGGTCAATGCCACCCTCGACACCGTCAGCAAGCTTCAGACGGCGCTGCTCCACGCCGACGTCTTCCTCGCCGGCCTGCACGGCGACACGCCGTACCAAAAGTTCGAGCACAAGTTTCAGGAGTGGGGGCTGGAGAGAGGATGGGGCCACACCGCCGAGGCGTGCAGAGAGACCATCAGCTGCCTCTCCGAGGTGCTCCAGGCACCGGACCCTACCAACATGGACAGCTTCTTCAGCAGGGTGCCGTCGCTCTTCAGCATCGTCATCTTCTCCATCCATGGATACTTCGGCCAGGAGAAGGTCCTGGGGTTGCCGGACACCGGCGGCCAGGTCGTCTACATCCTGGACCAAGTCAGGGCGCTCGAAGACGAGCTGCTCCAAAGAATCAATCAGCAGGGCCTCCATTTCACGCCGAGGATTCTTGTGGTACCTAAACCTCATTAATCAGCCTTCTTCCTCAAACAACAAACATATTATTTTTCCCAGCTTAATTAATTCAAGACTTCTTGTTCCAGCTAACAAGGCTCATACCAGAAGCCAAGGGCACAAAGTGCAACGTCGAGCTTGAACCCATCCATAACACAAGGCACTCCACCATCCTCCGTGTGCCATTCAAGACTGAAGACGGCCAAGATCTGCCCCACTGGGTCTCCCGCTTCGACATTTATCCTTACCTAGAGAGATACGCCGAGGTTTGCACTCCTCACCAGAGATGCACCACATTGAAACTAGTTAATCAAGCAATGGTATCACATTGACAACTCTTCTACCTTATTTGCACGCGATCGACTTCAGGATTCTTGTGCCAAGATCCTCGAGACGTTGCAGGGAAAACCAGACTTGGTCATCGGCAACTACACGGATGGCAACTTAGTAGCATCCCTTGTGTCAAGGAAACTAGGAGTCACCCAGGTGAATAATGGCCCATTATATTGCAATGCAAAACCACCACCTTCTAGCACCAACCACATTTGACAATCTTGTCCATCAACAGGGGACGATCGCACATGCTCTGGAGAAGACAAAGTATGAGGACTCGGATGTCAAGTGGAGAGAAATGGACCGCAAGTATCATTTCTCCTGCCAGTTTACTGCCGATATGATTGCCATGAACACCAGCGACTTCATCATCGCTAGCACCTACCAAGAAATAGCCGGAAGGTCGGTTTGCTTGCTTGCATTGCTAACCTAATTAAATTCCTATCACCTTGTGACTTGCCTGGCAATGTCGCGCAACTCTCATCAAGAGAATTTTGCAACAGCAAAGAGAAGCCTGGCCAGTATGAGAGCCACTACGCGTTCACAATGCCAGGGCGCTGCCGCTTTGCTACAGGCATCAATGTCTTTGATCCCAAGTTCAATATTGCTGCCCCTGGTGCCGATCAGTCTGTTTATTTCCCATTCACACTAAAGCAGAAGCGCCTCACAGACTTGCACCCGCAGATTGAGGAGCTAGTCTACAGCAAAGAGGACAATGACGAGCACATGTAAGTACACACATCCAGGCttgctttcttttggtttttggcAAAATCTTGCTGATGAATCCCAACCATGATATGATGCAACCAGAGGCTACTTGGAAGACAGGAGCAAGCCGGTCATATTTTCAATGGCAAGGCTCGACAAGGTGAAGAACATCACTGGGCTGGTTGAATGGTATGGTCAGAACAAGAGGCTCAGGGACCTTGTCAACCTTGTAGTCGTGGGAGGCCTCCTGGACCCCTCACAGTCTAAGGACAGGGAGGAGATTGAGGAGATAAACAAGATGCACAGTTTGATCAACAAGTACCAGCTGAAGGGGCAGATCCGCTGGATAAGAGCCCAGACAGACCGTGTGCGCAATGGGGAACTTTACCGTTGCATAGCAGATACCAAAGGAGCCTTTGTTCAGGTATATATGACCAGCTCAGGTTGATGACATATATAGCCTGGGGAGATGCTATTAAAAATTCAGCGCTAACCTGGACATCTAATGCTATGCCTTTCAGCCTGCGTTCTATGAAGCATTCGGACTAACTGTCATCGAGGCAATGAACTGTGGGCTGCCAACCTTTGCAACAAATCAGGGAGGCCCCGCGGAGATCATCGTCGATGAGGTTTCGGGTTTCCATATCAATCCACTTGATGGCAAAAAGGCAAGCAACAAGATTGCTGACTTCTTTCAGAAATGCAAGGAAGATCCCATGTACTGGAACAAAATATCCACTGCTGGGCTGCAGCGCATCTATGAATGGTAAAAGTGCTCTCGTGTCTCCAGTAGTCATCCACTGATGGTTGAGAAAACCAATCATATGTGATGCGTGTATTGTCTTTGATTGTAGCTACACATGGCAGATCTATGCAACCAAAGTTCTGAACATGGGGTCAATGTACGGCTTCTGGAGGACTATGGACAAAGAAGAGAGGCAGGCCAAACAGCGCTACCTACAGATGTTCTACAACCTTCAGTTTCGGAAGCTGGTGAGTTGAGGACCCATACTGGCAGGAGTACAATTCTCATTCTGTTTTGAAGGAAACTACAGTACCTTGAGAATATAAACTTTCTAACCTATTGATGTTTTCAGGCAAAGGCTGTGCCGAAAGTGGGCGAACGACCTGAGCAACCTACGGCAGCCACAGTGCCTGATAGATTGGTATCAAGGCCaaaagaaaggcaagtgtgtccacTCTTAAGAAATTTACTGAAGAAAGAGCAGGGAAGCTGCTGAACTGACTGACCGATGGTTTGTTGTGCAGAAAGACGCAGATAAGGATCCAGAGGTGAGCTTATcatgctgcagctgcagctgcacaaCACAAGGATTTGATAGATTCGTAAGAAATCCATGATGAGTGAATATAAATACATGGTATCTGACATGTGCAGGATTGCGAGCAGCTTACTTGGACCAGTGCTCCCGGCGTCCCATCTCTCCGATGCTGCTTGACGTGCCAAAAACCAGATGTGCACCTGAGTGATCATGTGTTTTTCTCGTACCTGTTATTGATTGGGAAAGATGTAAATGAAAATAACTACATAAATAAAAGCATGGCTGTCCATGATGATTGTGAAAGTAATACGTACTGACCAGAGTTGCATTTTGCCTGAAAAACATGAATCACCACCAACTTGACATACGAACAGGAACAGCATAGCCAGCTAATTGCCTATTCAGATCGAGCCACCAAATGTAGTGTTCGGACTGATGCTGAAAAGTCACAGGATACATTTCGTTTCTTTAAGAGCTGCCATTGGCTCCCACGGGGCTTAAAGCACCTGCCTGCACAACTCCGGATAACCATACTAAGATACCATTTGCTTTACACCGCAGACAGATGGAAATACTCAAACAACCAAGGGTATTACCATTACAAGAGACAATAGCACGAGTGCATACATATCCTAGCATATGGAGCATGAGGAAGAAACCCTAGACCAGCATAGCAAACGGTAACAGTACAGCACGCAAAGTAGCAACTGCCAGATTATTACTCTTCCCATATTTACAAGTGAGGCTAGCCTCAGCAGTAGAACATGACCCTTTTTACGTTATCCTTCAGAGCTGGAAGTGGCCTAACAGCTGCACCACCAGGGGGCCGAGCGCTGCGGGATGTTGGCTGCTGTCCACGGCCTGCAGGACCACTTGCCACAGAACCACTGTCAGAGGTCTCTGGTTCCATGTAGAAACGAGCTCGGAAGGCAGCCAGGTGAGCATAATACGCCGGTGGAACTGCAAATGCAAAAGATGGTTTCAGCCATGAAGCAAGCCAATGGTGGAACTGCCAAAAACAATACCTGGAAGAGATAGCTTACCGATTGATACAGAGCGTGTGCACCTTGCATAACTGCACATATGATGCAAgttagaaaaataatatttagaAGGGAAATTTTACCAGAGAAAGACACACTCACGTGTAACAGAGGTTGTTGGTAAGAGTCTGCAACTCATCAGCAGAGAAGTTGTTCTCATCCCACAAGACATGATAATGAGCTGGACGACTAGTGCCCTATACATCGCGTATGTGATGACTTGTGCGTTAGAATGACATTATATGACAAACCAGATGCAACCAAACCATGGTGTGTACCTTAATGCCAGCATGGCTGCACAAGTAGAAGTCAAACTCAGTAGGATGGCAGATCTTCGAATCTACAACCGTACCTTTCAAAATGTGCATCATGGCAGAAGCGTTAATTTAGATAATAAGTGGCAGTAACGAATATTAGTATTAGCAGAGTAAAACGACGAGGTACAAGGTAATGTCAAAATTTACCTGGGAGTATGTTTCCACTCCTGTCAATTGAATTTTGATCATTGTGGTTGTGAGCAAATAATCTGGTATGATGGCGCTTCTGAACCACAACAAAAGTCACCTTCGGTTGGTAGTTCGCTTCCAGGGAGGCACATGCCTGAGTGACACGGTGATGAGGGACATCACATGAATGGTGCATGAACATTCAAGAGTCAAAACACGAACTGTATTTTGATATCCAGAGTTACGAGACAAATCTAATTTTGTTACTAAGAATAAGGAGTCAATTTGAGTTTTACCTCTAAGCTACGCTACCTTATCAAAGAGAATCATTATGTCATTGCATATGTAATTGTAATGCTAGAAGGTGCTCAGATGTCCTAGAAATGGTGTTTTAGGTGTCAATGAGTTATGTATGAGTTGTTTCATAATTGTCATATATGAGTTGTTATCTAGTTGTCATATTAGTTGTAGGTGACTTGTCTAAGGCTTTTgaacctataaatagaggcaaGCCTCAAGTTTGTAAGATGGTTTTTGATGTACGCACTATAGTTATCAATAGAACATGTTGTTCTACCCTTAGATCTTTGTACCCTAAGGGCTTTGTATTAAGCTCTTGCTATCCATGGATGTGAATTTGACCTTTTGGTCTATCTTCGTCTCTAGAATGATATCTCAGCATGTTGAAGTGGTTCCTTCAACACTTTGTGCTGTTTCTACCTATCAGCACCTTGGAGAGGTTCCTCCAATACTTGTGCTGTATCTATCTATTTGTAGCAGCAACGTGGAGCTGTTCCTCCACAACAGTGTGCTGCATCACACGGAGATCATATTTAATGGTAGCATCCACATATGCACATGCCTAATCTGTTCGTATACTTACCTTTCGGATTGCATGGAGCTCATACAGCAGAACTTGATAAAATTGTCCTTCACTAACACCATCCCTGATGAGGAAAAAAGAAGATTAAGCTGTGTAGAGAAAGCAGAAAGTAAAAGCACAAGCACTGGTGTTCAATTTGAGAGCAGACCTGTAAAATATTATTCGCTGGGGCTTCTCCCCAGTTGATTTTTTGAAGGATATAAGTAGATCCCTGTAATTTTGTGATGTAAAATTATTTTCCATTGAAGAAAgaaaatttgaaaaatgcatATTAGACCTTGTCATTCAACCACTCCATGTTCCTTTcttatgaaaagaaaaggtgaaataATAAGCAGCGCACCTTATCATTCCCCCGCTAACTGTCCCTCTCTGTGGGTCTTGCCAGACCTTATATAAATCCTCTATCAATTCTTGACGATGAGCTTGAgcagacactaatccagcataCTTTGTCACCTCTGGCCAATCTTGGGAGGCCACAACCTACAACATAGAGTTGTTggttaacaaattaaataaGAACTTTTCTCAAACCAAATGTCAAGACAAGAACAGGTAATTAAGCATTAAAGCTGAAGAGTGGGTTGCCACTCTACTTACAGCAGCAATTGAGGGACTGCTGTCCTCTCCAGGATGAGGATGAGTCACGTCAGCACCAAATATGATTGTAGGTCTGTCAGTTACCAGAGGAATCCGCCTTGAGACTGCATCTACCAGTACGGTGTTCCTGCCCCCAACCTTTGCCAAATTACATGATGTCAACTTGAGTGACACAAAAGAAATACAAAGTGCAAAGAAAACACAAAAGTGGAGGGTACTTAACCTTGACATTTATCTTCAGAGCAAGATTTGCAAGAATTTGTTTGTTCATTTTGAACACCTGCTTTGTACAACAGCACTGTGAAACTATCCCAAGATCTATTTCACATACACGCTTCAAATCACCTAGCATCAGGCAAGGAGACAAGCAATGATGGCAAAGACCTCACATGAACAACAATAATAATGAGAATCCACAAACAAGAAGCTAGGAGGACTGCAGTCCATGTACCGTAAAGTGAGCCGTTATTGTCAGGTAGTATTCCGATAAGTAAATCAAGTTCCCTGCGTTGGGGTCCAAGAACATTCATGGCATCATGGTACCTAGCTTTCAGAGCTCGCTCCACTTGATCAGGACGTGCATATAGAGGTGGAAGAACAGGCTCCCGAGAAAAGTCCTATTATGATTACGCATGtgatgttactgttgtaaacGAGAGGATGAAGTACAAATCCTGATGTTCATGTTGATGCATTTATATAAGGATCTTGAGGTGCCTCCTTAATGTCAATATGGAAGTTTTGCAGGAGATGTGTCAAGAATACTTGCCATTCCTGACGCTTGGCACATCAGTGCAAGTTCATGACAGAACCCACGAACAACACTCTCTTGCACATTGCGGGCGAAATTGACACATATCCAGCTTCTGACTTTACCACCATTTACCATTTTCTGGATAGGGGAAAGTAAAAGGAACAGTAAGTATTCATGCACAATAAACAAATGCCTGCATCTTTTTTTATTAATATGAAACATAAAAGCCAGTGATTGAAATCGGTCTAGAACTGGATCGTGCTGATTGCTAAACACAACTATATGGCTTCAAGCTGCAACTTGACAATCTGTAGCATTATTTTTTATTGTAGATCTGAGAGACATACTGTGCGCTTACATAGGGTGGTTTTCTGACTTGCATCTTTCGTAAGCCAAGATGGGACATGTTTTACAAATCATTACTTCTATAAAAAGCacattggtggtggtggtgggtggttCCACACAAGGATCTTCTGTGGTCTGTGCAGTGGCAGAGGACGGATAAAAACTGAGGTGTGGCAGCACTATCGATGATCTTCAAACAATCAAACTTGCTATTTGTAGTGTGGA contains:
- the LOC101763026 gene encoding paramyosin; the protein is MVGSTAPPPQMEDASRVPPLPGGAEEYVRDSIHSSLGLPVSDRSLRLKLLASEDQRHRLQDHVFSLEEDLRAAHRRIDLLKAEAAMNAAGLRRCVEDKEAMAAAYAELNAKCAKECDLYERDLERAMESCDDLARENNDLRARLNQNADLAALTARVQELERDKEALKMNLDTAEAEVITLSEDNRVLDEENKRLLGLLEKERQRRSERKKSASTSTKNKRKSSSLRDGSPAGRALDFGGADSSRHPLSPLPHNSPDYRAHKK
- the LOC101762615 gene encoding sucrose synthase 6 isoform X1, producing the protein MDGLMRRSDSIADMMPEALRQSRYHMKRCFQRYVAGGSRLMKKTQLLEELHRSAEDGRIHKDRLAEGFLGYVISSTHEAVVLPPLVNFAVRTNPGIWEYIKVHSADLTVDQITPSQYLKCKEMLYDHQWAQDDNSLEVDFGALDDLSTPRLTLPSSIGNGMHFVSRFMSSKLAGTTMSMKPLLDYLLALTHRGHDLMVNATLDTVSKLQTALLHADVFLAGLHGDTPYQKFEHKFQEWGLERGWGHTAEACRETISCLSEVLQAPDPTNMDSFFSRVPSLFSIVIFSIHGYFGQEKVLGLPDTGGQVVYILDQVRALEDELLQRINQQGLHFTPRILVLTRLIPEAKGTKCNVELEPIHNTRHSTILRVPFKTEDGQDLPHWVSRFDIYPYLERYAEDSCAKILETLQGKPDLVIGNYTDGNLVASLVSRKLGVTQGTIAHALEKTKYEDSDVKWREMDRKYHFSCQFTADMIAMNTSDFIIASTYQEIAGSKEKPGQYESHYAFTMPGRCRFATGINVFDPKFNIAAPGADQSVYFPFTLKQKRLTDLHPQIEELVYSKEDNDEHIGYLEDRSKPVIFSMARLDKVKNITGLVEWYGQNKRLRDLVNLVVVGGLLDPSQSKDREEIEEINKMHSLINKYQLKGQIRWIRAQTDRVRNGELYRCIADTKGAFVQPAFYEAFGLTVIEAMNCGLPTFATNQGGPAEIIVDEVSGFHINPLDGKKASNKIADFFQKCKEDPMYWNKISTAGLQRIYECYTWQIYATKVLNMGSMYGFWRTMDKEERQAKQRYLQMFYNLQFRKLAKAVPKVGERPEQPTAATVPDRLVSRPKERKTQIRIQRIASSLLGPVLPASHLSDAA
- the LOC101762615 gene encoding sucrose synthase 6 isoform X2, coding for MDDNSLEVDFGALDDLSTPRLTLPSSIGNGMHFVSRFMSSKLAGTTMSMKPLLDYLLALTHRGHDLMVNATLDTVSKLQTALLHADVFLAGLHGDTPYQKFEHKFQEWGLERGWGHTAEACRETISCLSEVLQAPDPTNMDSFFSRVPSLFSIVIFSIHGYFGQEKVLGLPDTGGQVVYILDQVRALEDELLQRINQQGLHFTPRILVLTRLIPEAKGTKCNVELEPIHNTRHSTILRVPFKTEDGQDLPHWVSRFDIYPYLERYAEDSCAKILETLQGKPDLVIGNYTDGNLVASLVSRKLGVTQGTIAHALEKTKYEDSDVKWREMDRKYHFSCQFTADMIAMNTSDFIIASTYQEIAGSKEKPGQYESHYAFTMPGRCRFATGINVFDPKFNIAAPGADQSVYFPFTLKQKRLTDLHPQIEELVYSKEDNDEHIGYLEDRSKPVIFSMARLDKVKNITGLVEWYGQNKRLRDLVNLVVVGGLLDPSQSKDREEIEEINKMHSLINKYQLKGQIRWIRAQTDRVRNGELYRCIADTKGAFVQPAFYEAFGLTVIEAMNCGLPTFATNQGGPAEIIVDEVSGFHINPLDGKKASNKIADFFQKCKEDPMYWNKISTAGLQRIYECYTWQIYATKVLNMGSMYGFWRTMDKEERQAKQRYLQMFYNLQFRKLAKAVPKVGERPEQPTAATVPDRLVSRPKERKTQIRIQRIASSLLGPVLPASHLSDAA
- the LOC101762215 gene encoding protein argonaute 1C isoform X2 is translated as MFLAGRHAEAPQEALQVLDIVLRELPSARYAPFGRSFFSPVLGRRQPLGDGLESWRGFYQSIRPTQMGLSLNIDMSATAFIEPLPVIEFVAQLLNSDIHSRPLADAERVKIKKALRGVKVEVTHRGNMRRKYRISGLTTQATRELTFPVDEGGTMKSVVQYFQETYGFAIQHTYLPCLQVGNQQRPNYLPMEVCKIVEGQRYSKRLNQNQIRALLEETCQHPRDRERDIIRMVKHNAYEKDDYAQEFGIKISDRLASVEARILPAPRLKYNETGREKDCLPRVGQWNMMNKKMVNGGKVRSWICVNFARNVQESVVRGFCHELALMCQASGMDFSREPVLPPLYARPDQVERALKARYHDAMNVLGPQRRELDLLIGILPDNNGSLYGDLKRVCEIDLGIVSQCCCTKQVFKMNKQILANLALKINVKVGGRNTVLVDAVSRRIPLVTDRPTIIFGADVTHPHPGEDSSPSIAAVVASQDWPEVTKYAGLVSAQAHRQELIEDLYKVWQDPQRGTVSGGMIRDLLISFKKSTGEKPQRIIFYRDGVSEGQFYQVLLYELHAIRKACASLEANYQPKVTFVVVQKRHHTRLFAHNHNDQNSIDRSGNILPGTVVDSKICHPTEFDFYLCSHAGIKGTSRPAHYHVLWDENNFSADELQTLTNNLCYTYARCTRSVSIVPPAYYAHLAAFRARFYMEPETSDSGSVASGPAGRGQQPTSRSARPPGGAAVRPLPALKDNVKRVMFYC